ATTCTATTAGCACAAACTACACCTATGCTGCGTTAGATACAAGTAAATTAGCACAGGATAAAATTATCCCCGGATTTAATACGCCTAAACACAAAGTAAACATTGGTGTTAAAGGAAATAATTTGTACAAGAATCTAGGTTTTTCTTCTAATTTTCAGTGGGTTGATACCTATCGTTGGGAAAGTACTTTTGGCAATGGAGATATAAGCAGTTATCGAATTGTTGATGTGCAATTATTTTACGAGTTCCCGAAATACCATTCTACAGTGCGGTTAGGGTGCTCTAACTTGCTTAACGAAAAGAGAAGAGAAGCTTACGGAGCTCCAACAATTGGCAGGATGGCTTATGTTACATGGCTTTGCGATGTAGGTGCTTTTAAAAATAAATAAGAAAATAGTAGGGTTTATTATGTAAAAAGGAGATGAAGTATTTTACTTCATCTCCTTTTTGTTTGTTGAGGGTTTTATGTTGTAATCGGAACAAACAAAAAAATCCCCAATGGCTATCGGGGGAGTCTGTGTTATAAGTTTTTCAGTTTTGTAACTAATTCCGGATAAGATTTTAGATTTTTAATATACTGTGCGCTTTTCATTTTTTTGATGTGCTTTTCTATTTTTAACGCTTGATTAAAAGTGTTGCACTCGATATACAGAAAAAGCTCCCAATCACTAGCCTTAGCAGTAAAATGAGAATTA
This genomic window from Bacteroidota bacterium contains:
- a CDS encoding GIY-YIG nuclease family protein — translated: MPSCYIIFSKKLNRFYTGATQDSVDVRITKHNNHFYGNSHFTAKASDWELFLYIECNTFNQALKIEKHIKKMKSAQYIKNLKSYPELVTKLKNL